One Microbacterium sp. SSM24 genomic window, ACCGCCGATGAGGTGGCTGGTGTCGTCGCGTGGATCGCGTCCGACGACGCCGCCTACATCTCCGGCGCCGTGATTCCCGTCGACGGCGGTCTGGGCATGGGCCACTGACCGCGCTGCACCGCGCCTAGCGGTCCACGGCGTCGAGGATCGCCCGAGCCACTCCGTCGGGCTGCGAGAACTGCGGCCAGTGCCCTGACCCGAGACGGATCACCTCGGCGGATTCGATCGCCGAGAACTCGTCGCCGAAGGGACCCCACTGCGAGACGGCGGCGCGGAACTCGGCGTCGTCCATGCCGCCCATGAGGAGCGTGACCGGGACGCCGTGACGCCGTGATCCCTCGAGTGCGATGGGATCGGTCGGCACCTTCGCAGGCACGCTGTGCGTGCGAGCCGCCCACTTCTCGCGCACCGCGGCATCGAGATCGGCGACCTCGGGCTCCTCGAAGAAGTCCCAGCCCGGGAAGGGAACGACGCCGTCGACGAGGTCGAACTCGGAGATGCCGTGTCCGTTCGGCGGCGGGACGGTGTCGACGAAGATCACGCGGGTGACGGCATCCGCCCTCGCCTCGGCCGCCGCCCAGACGACGTTGCCACCGCCGCTGTGGCCGACCAGCACGACGGGAGCGCCGGCCGCGTCGATCTCGGCCACGACGGCATCGACCCAGTGCTGGATGCCGATGTCGGCGGACTCGTGCGCCGGCTCACCCACCCCTGGAAGCGTGAGCGGGCGCGCCGTGTGACCCGCCTGCTCGAGGGCGGGAGTCACGTCTTCCCACGAGGAGGCGTCGAGCCAGAGACCGGGAACGAGGATGATGTCCATGCCCCGACGCTAGCCGCGGCATCCGACATTCGCGCGGTCAGGGGAGCAGGGCCACGACCTCGGCGAGATCCACCGGCCCGACGACGACGTCTGCCTGCGCGCGCACGGCGGGCTTGGCGTTGAACGCCACCCCCAGTCCCGCGACGGCCATCATGTGCAGATCGTTCGCGCCGTCGCCGATCGCGATCGTGCGCGAGAGCGGCACGCCGGCCTCCGCCGCCCATTCCCGGAGCGCGGACGCCTTTCCCGCCGCATCCACGACCCGTCCGTCCACGACACCACTGAGGGCGCCGCCCGCCGTCGCGAGCCGGTTGGCGCGCCAGACATCCACACCGAGGCGGGGGGCCACGGTGTCGAGGATCTCGTGGAAGCCCCCTGACACCACACCCACGCGGCCGCCGCGCTCGTGAACCGCGGAGATGAGGCCGTGCACGCCCGGCGTGGGCTCGACCCGGCTGAGCACGCGCGAGAACGCCGCGACAGGCACCCCGGCCAGCTCCTTCACCCGCGCGCGCAGACTCGTGGCGAAGTCGACTTCGCCCCTCATGGCCGCTTCGGTCGCCGCGGCGACCTCGGGCCCGCGCCCCGCCTCATCGGCGATCAGTTCGATGACCTCGTTGCGGATGAGAGTCGAGTCGGCGTCGAGCACGACGAGGAAGCGCGCGCGGGGGAGAGGCATCCTCCCACGCTAGCGGCGGAGGATGCCGGCATCCCAACCCGCGGTCACCGTGCGACGCGGACGCCCTTGCCCACCACGGTGATGCCGGTGTCGGTCACGGTGAAGCCCCGCGCCAGGTCCTTGTCACGGTCGACTCCGACCGTCGCACCCTCGGCGAGGATCACGTTCTTGTCGAGGATCGCCCGGTGGATGCGGGCTCCCGCGCCGACCTGCACGTGATCGAACAGCACGGAGTCCGTGATCGTCGAGCCGCCGCCGGCGAGGGTCCAGGGACCCACCACGCTGCGCTCGAGGTGCGTCCCCGAGAGCACAGAGCCGAGCGACACGATCGAGTCGATGGCGTTGCCGATGCGGCCGACCGAGTCGCGCACGAACTTCGCCGGCGGCGAGTTCACGGCCTGCGAGTGGATCGGCCAGTCGGTGTTGTAGAGGTTGAAGATCGGGAGCGTCGAGATGAGATCGCGGTGTGCGTCGAAGAAGGACTCGATCGTCCCCACGTCGCGCCAGTAGTAGCGATCGCGATCGGTCGAGCCGGGCACGTCGTTGCGGTTCATGTCGTACACGCCCGCCTCGCCCCGACCGACGAAGTACGGGACGATGTCGCCGCCCATGTCGTGGTTGGACGTCGGCAGCTCGCCGTCGGACTCGACGGCTTCGATGAGCGCGTCCGTGTTGAAGATGTAGTTGCCCATCGAGGCCAGCACCTCACCGGGCGAGTCCGCGAGTCCCGTGGGGTTCTGGGGCTTCTCGAGGAACTCCTTGATGCGCGTGGGGTCGCTCTTGTCGACGTCGATGACGCCGAACTGGTTGGCCAGCCCGATGGGCTGACGGATGCCGGCAACCGTCGCCCGCGCACCGGACTCGATGTGCGCAGCCAGCATCTGGCGGAAGTCCATGCGGTAGACGTGGTCGGCGCCGATGACGACGACGATGTCGGGCTGCTCGTCGTTGATCAGGTTGAGGCTCTGCAGGATCGCGTCGGCCGAGCCCGAGAACCATCGCTTCCCCAGGCGC contains:
- the serB gene encoding phosphoserine phosphatase SerB, translating into MPLPRARFLVVLDADSTLIRNEVIELIADEAGRGPEVAAATEAAMRGEVDFATSLRARVKELAGVPVAAFSRVLSRVEPTPGVHGLISAVHERGGRVGVVSGGFHEILDTVAPRLGVDVWRANRLATAGGALSGVVDGRVVDAAGKASALREWAAEAGVPLSRTIAIGDGANDLHMMAVAGLGVAFNAKPAVRAQADVVVGPVDLAEVVALLP
- a CDS encoding alpha/beta fold hydrolase is translated as MDIILVPGLWLDASSWEDVTPALEQAGHTARPLTLPGVGEPAHESADIGIQHWVDAVVAEIDAAGAPVVLVGHSGGGNVVWAAAEARADAVTRVIFVDTVPPPNGHGISEFDLVDGVVPFPGWDFFEEPEVADLDAAVREKWAARTHSVPAKVPTDPIALEGSRRHGVPVTLLMGGMDDAEFRAAVSQWGPFGDEFSAIESAEVIRLGSGHWPQFSQPDGVARAILDAVDR
- a CDS encoding glucose-1-phosphate adenylyltransferase yields the protein MPAAPKVFGIILAGGEGKRLMPLTADRAKPAVPFGGQYRLIDFAISNLINSGLRQVVVLTQYKSHSLDRHISQTWRMSALLDSYVASVPAQQRLGKRWFSGSADAILQSLNLINDEQPDIVVVIGADHVYRMDFRQMLAAHIESGARATVAGIRQPIGLANQFGVIDVDKSDPTRIKEFLEKPQNPTGLADSPGEVLASMGNYIFNTDALIEAVESDGELPTSNHDMGGDIVPYFVGRGEAGVYDMNRNDVPGSTDRDRYYWRDVGTIESFFDAHRDLISTLPIFNLYNTDWPIHSQAVNSPPAKFVRDSVGRIGNAIDSIVSLGSVLSGTHLERSVVGPWTLAGGGSTITDSVLFDHVQVGAGARIHRAILDKNVILAEGATVGVDRDKDLARGFTVTDTGITVVGKGVRVAR